From a single Nissabacter sp. SGAir0207 genomic region:
- a CDS encoding MFS transporter has translation MMTKPAAEACAAPSLLQTLKSFPMTVHALLFFTLVIRFSYFMAWPFIAVIMTQSYHMSPVAIGVAMTSSALFSVVLGMYGGQISDRLGRRVILLLGCAFSAIGYIVLAQATGMALFIIGLMIIGVSFAWVDPPLRALMSDLLGDRRRRALALQMRYYLINVAAVFGPLVGLVFGLTSQKGTFLITGLSYLPFFVYVLLFIPAGKLLSEEQADSGPVVKLHQVMGIIARDKTYIAALLCSILCSVVFIHYEAVLPQYLLLLDGNAAVKLITLILVTNACTVLLFQTFIMRFLARITLPKRILLGGIIFALSQLGFFSIRSTEIWLWLTATGVFSMGEAILMPNLNILLDQLAPPEHRGAYLGASMLSTLGIAAGPLIGGVMLAMTGSGVFICTALLSLLLCAIIYACRINMLTRLQDS, from the coding sequence ATGATGACGAAACCCGCCGCTGAAGCCTGTGCGGCGCCGAGTCTATTGCAGACGCTTAAATCTTTCCCGATGACTGTCCATGCGCTGCTCTTTTTTACGCTCGTCATTCGTTTCAGCTATTTTATGGCCTGGCCATTTATCGCGGTAATTATGACGCAGAGTTACCATATGTCGCCGGTTGCCATTGGCGTGGCCATGACCAGTAGCGCGCTATTCTCGGTGGTGCTCGGTATGTATGGCGGGCAAATTTCAGACAGACTGGGAAGGCGCGTTATTCTTCTGCTGGGCTGTGCGTTTTCCGCTATAGGATATATCGTCCTGGCGCAGGCAACCGGGATGGCGCTGTTTATCATCGGTCTGATGATCATCGGCGTATCCTTTGCGTGGGTTGATCCCCCTCTGCGTGCACTGATGAGTGATTTGCTGGGTGACCGTCGTCGCCGTGCGCTGGCCCTGCAAATGCGCTACTACCTGATCAACGTCGCGGCGGTGTTTGGCCCGTTGGTGGGGCTGGTATTTGGCCTGACATCTCAGAAGGGGACATTCCTGATAACCGGACTCTCCTATCTCCCTTTCTTCGTCTACGTGCTGCTGTTTATCCCGGCGGGTAAGTTGCTGAGTGAGGAACAGGCTGACAGCGGGCCAGTGGTGAAGCTGCACCAGGTGATGGGGATCATCGCCAGGGATAAAACCTACATTGCGGCGCTGCTGTGCAGCATTTTGTGCAGTGTTGTTTTTATTCATTACGAAGCCGTACTGCCCCAATACCTCCTGTTACTTGACGGCAACGCGGCGGTTAAGTTGATTACCCTGATACTTGTCACTAATGCCTGTACTGTGTTGCTGTTCCAGACTTTTATTATGCGATTTCTGGCACGGATCACCCTGCCAAAACGCATTCTTCTGGGTGGTATCATTTTCGCTTTATCGCAGCTCGGCTTTTTTTCCATACGCTCGACGGAAATTTGGTTATGGCTGACGGCCACCGGGGTATTCAGTATGGGGGAAGCGATTCTGATGCCGAACCTGAATATTTTGCTCGATCAGTTGGCGCCGCCAGAGCATCGTGGTGCCTATCTTGGTGCCTCAATGCTGTCGACGCTGGGGATTGCTGCCGGGCCATTAATCGGTGGTGTAATGTTGGCGATGACGGGTTCAGGGGTATTTATCTGCACCGCATTGCTCAGCCTTTTGTTGTGCGCAATCATATACGCCTGCCGGATTAATATGCTGACACGTCTGCAGGATTCATAA
- a CDS encoding flagellar protein FlhE: protein MLRATLWLAGLLPGLCAAAGTWHAASEGVTLPLRNQSRSTPLLHPPAAAPIGSGLIVSVRWRYRLLSPPPAGLQAWLCTPQRCTAIEGQSGVTHALRGEPATQPLRLVFSVRGKGVLNPPVRVVGQEVGVNYW from the coding sequence ATGCTGCGCGCCACCCTGTGGCTGGCCGGGCTGCTGCCCGGCCTCTGCGCCGCCGCTGGCACCTGGCACGCCGCCAGCGAGGGCGTGACGCTGCCACTGCGCAACCAGTCCCGCAGCACGCCGCTACTGCACCCACCCGCCGCCGCCCCCATCGGCAGCGGGCTAATAGTCTCCGTACGCTGGCGCTACCGCTTGCTCTCCCCGCCGCCCGCTGGGCTACAGGCATGGCTCTGCACCCCACAGCGTTGCACGGCGATTGAGGGGCAGAGCGGCGTCACCCACGCCCTGCGCGGCGAGCCAGCCACCCAGCCCCTGCGGCTGGTGTTCAGCGTGCGCGGCAAAGGGGTGTTGAATCCACCTGTACGGGTGGTGGGGCAGGAGGTGGGGGTGAATTATTGGTAA
- a CDS encoding carbon-nitrogen hydrolase family protein yields the protein MDVIQRRLSVAAGQFAPVRGCIEENMHYHKVLVESAASAGVNIIIFPELSLTGYEPEIAEELALADGDCFNPLQALSDRYDITIIAGAPLRIKNSKPAIGACVISSKRPVSYYRKMYLHPGESDYFSVGNRECIFKERTFDVGVAICADAGQPVHVERTVQQGAEVYLNSVLSAGGYEKDAGQLQRYARLYAIPTLMANYCGPSGGWKPVGKSAAWDARGELIAQAPEDCAALVTMNIQDGECSGKVIRLNQ from the coding sequence ATGGACGTCATCCAAAGAAGGTTAAGCGTCGCAGCAGGACAGTTTGCTCCGGTTCGTGGCTGTATCGAAGAAAATATGCATTACCACAAGGTGCTGGTTGAGTCTGCGGCATCGGCAGGCGTTAACATTATCATTTTCCCGGAACTTTCTCTGACGGGTTATGAACCTGAAATAGCTGAAGAGTTGGCTCTGGCTGATGGAGACTGCTTTAATCCACTTCAGGCATTGTCTGACAGATACGATATAACGATTATTGCAGGCGCACCGCTGCGTATTAAAAATTCAAAACCGGCCATTGGCGCATGTGTGATTTCATCAAAACGACCTGTTTCCTATTACCGAAAAATGTATCTTCATCCAGGGGAGTCCGACTATTTTTCGGTGGGTAATCGTGAGTGCATTTTTAAGGAACGGACATTTGATGTCGGCGTCGCGATATGCGCAGATGCAGGACAGCCAGTGCATGTAGAAAGAACGGTACAGCAGGGTGCTGAAGTGTACCTGAACTCAGTTCTGAGCGCTGGCGGGTATGAAAAAGATGCAGGGCAACTTCAACGTTACGCCAGACTTTACGCAATACCAACGCTCATGGCCAATTACTGTGGCCCATCAGGTGGCTGGAAACCGGTAGGGAAAAGTGCCGCGTGGGATGCCAGAGGTGAACTTATTGCTCAGGCTCCAGAAGATTGCGCGGCCCTGGTGACAATGAACATTCAGGACGGAGAGTGTTCGGGCAAAGTCATCCGTCTCAATCAATAA
- a CDS encoding chemotaxis response regulator protein-glutamate methylesterase: MSKIRVLSVDDSALMRQLMTEIINSHPDMEMVATAPDPLVARDLIKKYNPDVLTLDVEMPRMDGLDFLEKLMRLRPMPVVMVSSLTGKGSEITLRALELGAIDFVTKPQLGIREGMLGYSEMIADKIRTASKARLTQQAPAAARPKMLSHGPLLSSEKLIAIGSSTGGTEAIRHVLQPLPPTSPALMITQHMPPGFTRSFAERLNKLCQITVKEAEDGERVLPGHAYIAPGDRHMELARSGANYQIRITDAPAVNRHRPSVDVLFRSVAQFAGRNAVGVILTGMGNDGAAGMLEMHRAGAYTLAQNEASCVVFGMPREAINAGGVSEVVDLSQMSQRMLAQISAGQALRI, encoded by the coding sequence ATGAGTAAAATCAGGGTATTGAGCGTCGATGACTCGGCGCTGATGCGCCAGTTGATGACCGAGATCATCAACAGCCACCCGGACATGGAGATGGTCGCGACCGCGCCCGATCCGCTGGTGGCGCGCGATCTGATCAAGAAATATAACCCGGATGTGCTGACCCTCGACGTGGAGATGCCACGCATGGATGGGCTGGACTTTCTGGAGAAGCTGATGCGCCTGCGGCCGATGCCGGTGGTGATGGTCTCCTCCCTGACCGGCAAAGGCTCGGAGATCACCCTGCGCGCGCTGGAGCTGGGGGCGATTGACTTCGTCACCAAGCCGCAGCTTGGCATCCGCGAAGGGATGCTGGGCTACAGCGAGATGATCGCCGACAAGATCCGCACCGCCTCTAAGGCGCGGCTGACCCAGCAGGCACCGGCTGCCGCGCGGCCCAAGATGCTCAGCCACGGGCCGCTGCTCAGCAGCGAGAAGCTGATCGCCATCGGCTCCTCCACCGGCGGCACCGAGGCGATCCGCCACGTGCTGCAACCGCTGCCGCCCACCAGCCCGGCGCTGATGATCACCCAGCACATGCCGCCGGGCTTTACCCGCTCCTTTGCCGAGCGGCTCAACAAATTGTGCCAGATCACGGTGAAGGAGGCGGAGGATGGCGAGCGCGTGCTGCCGGGCCACGCCTACATCGCGCCGGGTGACCGGCATATGGAGCTGGCGCGCAGCGGTGCCAACTACCAGATCAGGATCACTGACGCGCCAGCGGTCAACCGCCACCGGCCGTCGGTGGATGTGCTGTTCCGCTCGGTGGCGCAGTTTGCCGGGCGCAACGCGGTGGGGGTGATCCTCACCGGCATGGGGAACGATGGCGCGGCCGGGATGCTTGAGATGCACCGCGCCGGTGCCTACACCCTCGCCCAGAATGAGGCCAGTTGCGTGGTATTCGGCATGCCACGTGAAGCCATCAACGCTGGCGGCGTCAGCGAAGTGGTAGACCTGAGCCAAATGAGCCAGCGGATGCTGGCGCAAATCTCAGCCGGACAGGCGCTGCGCATCTGA
- a CDS encoding methyl-accepting chemotaxis protein, whose protein sequence is MLKRMKVVTSLVIMLVLFGALQLASGGLFFSALKNDKENFTTSQLIRQQQAELNASWIYLLQTRNTLNRAGIRYMLDANQMGSGATVKELVAQAQQALETAGEHYANYQKVPRDPSQDVRYAEEVKKHYDILHGALTELIELISIGRINDFFDQPTQGYQNGFEQAYVSYIDQNDKLYTKAVNDSESSFGRAMWILGTVGTLVVLLIVAAWFGIQHALIAPLNRLIAHIRHIAAGDLTHAVEGAGRNEMGQLAASLQHMQGELINTVSGVRHGADAIYSGASEISAGNNDLSSRTEQQASSLEETAASMEQLTATVKQNAENARQASQLALSASETAQKGGKVVANVVQTMHDIAGSSQKIADITGVIDGIAFQTNILALNAAVEAARAGEQGRGFAVVAGEVRNLAQRSAQAAKEIKGLIDDSVARVDAGSTLVESAGDTMNDIVNAVTRVTDIMGEIASASDEQSRGIEQVGLAITEMDRVTQQNAALVEESASAAAALEEQASLLTQSVAVFRLTSEQQKEALAELAPKAAAPAPVLKKPVLASASASSENWETF, encoded by the coding sequence ATGTTAAAGCGAATGAAAGTGGTCACCAGCCTGGTCATCATGCTGGTGTTGTTCGGCGCATTGCAGCTGGCCTCGGGCGGCCTGTTCTTCTCGGCGCTGAAGAATGATAAAGAGAACTTCACCACCTCGCAGCTGATCCGCCAGCAGCAGGCGGAGCTGAACGCCAGTTGGATCTACCTGTTGCAGACCCGCAACACCCTGAACCGGGCCGGCATCCGCTACATGCTGGACGCCAACCAGATGGGCAGCGGCGCGACCGTGAAAGAGCTGGTGGCACAGGCGCAGCAGGCGCTGGAGACGGCGGGCGAGCACTACGCCAACTACCAGAAGGTGCCGCGTGACCCGAGCCAGGACGTTCGCTACGCCGAAGAGGTGAAGAAACACTACGACATCCTGCATGGCGCGCTCACCGAACTGATTGAACTGATCAGCATCGGCCGCATCAATGACTTCTTCGACCAGCCGACGCAGGGCTACCAGAATGGCTTTGAGCAGGCCTATGTCAGCTACATCGACCAGAACGACAAGCTTTACACCAAAGCGGTCAATGACAGCGAATCCTCCTTTGGCCGCGCCATGTGGATCCTGGGCACGGTCGGGACGCTGGTGGTGCTGCTGATCGTCGCGGCATGGTTTGGCATCCAACATGCGCTGATCGCGCCGCTCAACCGCCTGATCGCCCACATCCGCCACATTGCCGCCGGTGACCTGACCCACGCGGTCGAGGGGGCAGGGCGCAATGAGATGGGCCAGCTGGCCGCCAGCCTGCAACACATGCAGGGTGAGCTGATCAACACCGTCAGTGGCGTGCGCCACGGCGCGGACGCCATCTACAGCGGTGCCAGCGAAATCTCCGCCGGTAACAACGATCTCTCCTCGCGTACTGAGCAGCAGGCTTCCTCTCTGGAAGAGACCGCCGCCAGCATGGAGCAGCTGACCGCCACCGTGAAGCAGAACGCCGAGAACGCCCGTCAGGCCAGCCAGCTGGCGCTGAGCGCCTCCGAAACCGCGCAGAAGGGCGGCAAGGTGGTGGCGAACGTGGTGCAGACCATGCATGACATCGCTGGCAGTTCGCAGAAGATCGCGGACATCACTGGCGTGATCGACGGCATCGCCTTCCAGACCAACATTCTGGCACTGAACGCTGCGGTAGAAGCCGCGCGTGCTGGCGAGCAGGGCCGTGGCTTTGCGGTGGTGGCGGGCGAGGTGCGCAACCTGGCACAGCGTAGCGCCCAGGCCGCCAAAGAGATCAAGGGGCTGATTGATGACTCCGTCGCGCGCGTTGACGCTGGCTCCACGCTGGTGGAGAGCGCCGGTGACACCATGAATGACATCGTCAACGCCGTCACCCGCGTCACCGACATCATGGGCGAAATCGCCTCCGCCTCCGATGAGCAGAGCCGCGGCATTGAGCAGGTTGGTCTGGCCATCACGGAGATGGATCGCGTCACCCAGCAGAACGCCGCGCTGGTGGAGGAGTCCGCCTCCGCCGCCGCCGCGCTGGAGGAGCAGGCCAGCCTGCTGACCCAGTCGGTCGCCGTGTTCCGCCTCACCAGCGAGCAGCAGAAAGAGGCGCTGGCGGAGCTGGCACCGAAAGCCGCTGCCCCCGCGCCCGTGCTGAAAAAGCCGGTGCTGGCGAGCGCGTCAGCATCCAGTGAAAACTGGGAAACCTTCTGA
- the cheY gene encoding chemotaxis response regulator CheY, whose protein sequence is MADKNLRFLVVDDFSTMRRIVRNLLKELGFNNVEEAEDGADALNKLRAAPFDFVVSDWNMPNVDGLQLLQTIRADAALAKLPVLMVTAEAKKENIIAAAQAGASGYVVKPFTAATLEEKLNKIFEKLGM, encoded by the coding sequence ATGGCAGATAAGAATCTTCGGTTCCTGGTGGTGGATGACTTCTCCACCATGCGCCGCATCGTGCGTAACCTGCTGAAAGAGCTGGGCTTCAACAACGTGGAAGAGGCAGAGGATGGCGCAGACGCGTTGAACAAGCTGCGCGCCGCGCCCTTTGACTTCGTGGTCTCTGACTGGAACATGCCGAACGTCGATGGCCTGCAACTGCTGCAAACCATCCGCGCGGATGCCGCGCTGGCCAAGCTGCCGGTGCTGATGGTCACGGCCGAAGCGAAGAAAGAGAACATCATTGCCGCGGCGCAGGCCGGGGCGAGTGGGTATGTGGTCAAGCCGTTCACCGCCGCCACCCTGGAAGAGAAGCTGAATAAGATCTTCGAAAAACTCGGGATGTAA
- the flhB gene encoding flagellar biosynthesis protein FlhB, translating to MAEESDLEKTEAPTPHRVDKAREKGQVPRSRELTSILMLAAGVALLWLAGEPMARRLASMVANGMHFDHGVINDDRQMLRRLSSLLEGAFWAMLPIFGGLVLMALAAPLLLGGFLFSTEALKPNFGRLNPVAGLGRLFSSQVGAELLKAILKALLVGWVTWLFLDHYWPAMLRLMAAPTLPALGDALGMIAGCALLILLGLLPMVGFDVFWQIWSNLKKLRMTKQEIREEHKEQDGDPHIKARIRQQQRAMARRRMMADVPKADVIVTNPTHYAVALQYNDRMSAPKVLAKGAGEVALRIRELGGQHRVPLLEAPPLARALYRHSEIGQQIPATLYAAVAEVLAWVYQLKRWRTHGGLIPKKPVHLPVPDALDFKESTSNG from the coding sequence TTGGCTGAAGAGAGCGACCTCGAAAAAACCGAAGCCCCCACACCCCACCGGGTGGACAAAGCCCGTGAAAAGGGGCAAGTGCCGCGATCGCGCGAGCTGACCTCAATCCTGATGCTGGCCGCTGGCGTGGCGCTGCTGTGGCTGGCTGGCGAGCCGATGGCGCGGCGGCTGGCGTCAATGGTGGCGAACGGGATGCACTTTGACCACGGCGTGATCAACGATGACCGGCAGATGCTGCGCCGCCTCTCTTCGCTATTGGAGGGCGCTTTCTGGGCGATGCTGCCAATCTTTGGCGGGCTGGTGCTGATGGCGCTGGCCGCGCCACTGCTGCTCGGTGGCTTCCTGTTCAGCACCGAGGCGCTGAAACCCAACTTTGGCCGCCTCAACCCGGTGGCCGGGCTGGGGCGGCTGTTCTCCTCGCAGGTGGGCGCCGAGCTGCTGAAGGCCATTTTGAAGGCGCTGCTGGTCGGCTGGGTCACCTGGCTGTTCCTTGACCACTACTGGCCAGCGATGCTGCGGCTGATGGCCGCGCCGACCCTGCCAGCGCTGGGCGACGCCCTCGGCATGATCGCTGGCTGCGCGCTGCTGATCCTGCTCGGCCTGCTGCCGATGGTCGGCTTTGACGTCTTCTGGCAGATCTGGAGCAACCTGAAAAAGTTGCGCATGACCAAGCAGGAGATCCGCGAGGAGCACAAGGAGCAGGATGGCGACCCGCACATCAAGGCGCGCATCCGCCAGCAACAGCGGGCGATGGCGCGGCGGCGCATGATGGCCGACGTGCCGAAGGCCGATGTCATCGTTACCAACCCGACCCACTACGCGGTGGCGTTGCAGTACAACGACCGTATGAGCGCGCCCAAAGTGCTGGCGAAGGGGGCGGGGGAGGTGGCGCTGCGCATCCGTGAGCTGGGCGGCCAGCACCGGGTGCCGCTGCTGGAGGCCCCGCCGCTGGCGCGTGCGCTCTACCGCCACAGTGAGATTGGCCAGCAGATCCCGGCCACGCTCTACGCCGCGGTGGCGGAGGTGCTGGCCTGGGTCTACCAACTGAAGCGCTGGCGTACCCACGGCGGCCTGATCCCGAAGAAACCTGTACACCTGCCGGTGCCGGACGCACTGGATTTTAAAGAGAGCACGTCGAATGGCTAA
- the cheR gene encoding protein-glutamate O-methyltransferase CheR: MAQRLPLSDVHFRRISQLIYQRAGIVLADHKREMVYNRLVRRLRTLGLSDFGQYLARLENEPNSAEWQAFINALTTNLTAFFREAHHFPILAEHARTRGGHYSVWSTAASTGEEPYSIAMTLTEALGNRVGQAQVIASDIDTQVLEKAVAGVYRQEELRTLSPQQLQRYFLRGTGPHQGLVRVRPELAGLVAYQPLNLLAPEWSLPGQFDAIFCRNVMIYFDKPTQERILRRFVPLLKPGGLLFAGHSENFSQISREFYLRGQTVYGLAKEK; the protein is encoded by the coding sequence ATGGCGCAGCGGCTGCCGCTGTCGGATGTGCACTTCCGCCGCATCAGCCAGCTTATCTACCAGCGTGCCGGCATCGTGCTGGCCGATCACAAGCGCGAGATGGTGTACAACCGGCTGGTGCGCCGCCTGCGCACGCTGGGGCTAAGCGACTTCGGCCAGTATCTGGCGCGGCTGGAGAATGAGCCGAACAGCGCGGAGTGGCAGGCGTTTATCAACGCCCTGACCACCAACCTGACGGCCTTCTTCCGCGAGGCGCACCACTTCCCGATTCTGGCGGAGCACGCCCGCACGCGCGGCGGCCACTACAGCGTCTGGAGCACTGCCGCCTCCACTGGCGAGGAGCCGTACTCCATCGCCATGACCCTGACCGAGGCGCTCGGCAACCGGGTCGGGCAGGCGCAGGTGATCGCCTCTGACATCGATACCCAGGTGCTGGAGAAGGCGGTGGCTGGCGTCTACCGGCAGGAGGAGCTGCGCACCCTCAGCCCGCAGCAGTTGCAGCGCTACTTCCTGCGCGGCACCGGGCCGCATCAGGGGCTGGTGCGGGTGCGGCCGGAGCTGGCCGGGCTGGTGGCCTACCAGCCGCTCAACTTGCTGGCGCCAGAGTGGTCACTGCCGGGGCAGTTTGACGCCATCTTCTGCCGCAACGTCATGATCTACTTCGACAAGCCAACCCAGGAGCGCATCCTGCGGCGCTTTGTTCCCTTGCTGAAGCCGGGCGGGCTGCTGTTCGCCGGCCATTCTGAAAACTTCAGCCAGATCAGCCGCGAGTTCTACTTACGCGGGCAGACCGTGTATGGCCTGGCTAAGGAGAAGTGA
- the cheZ gene encoding protein phosphatase CheZ, whose protein sequence is MAEQHTPALDAASAGDIISRIGQLTRMLRDSMRELGLDQAIAQAAEAIPDARDRLDYVVTMTAQAAERALSSVEAAQPRQNLLESEAKALTTRWDAWFENPIELADARELVTETRRYLGAVPEHTGFTNAQLLEIMMAQDFQDLTGQVIKRMMHVVQEIENQLLMVLMENIPAEQVAKPKRENEGLLNGPQLDANGVGVVASQAQVDDLLDSLGF, encoded by the coding sequence ATGGCAGAACAACACACGCCCGCGTTGGATGCCGCCTCCGCTGGCGATATCATTTCGCGCATCGGGCAACTGACACGTATGCTGCGCGACAGCATGCGCGAGCTGGGGCTGGATCAGGCCATCGCCCAGGCGGCGGAGGCCATCCCGGACGCGCGCGACCGGCTGGATTACGTGGTCACCATGACCGCGCAGGCCGCCGAGCGCGCCCTGAGCAGCGTGGAGGCCGCGCAGCCGCGCCAGAACCTGCTGGAGTCTGAGGCCAAGGCGCTCACCACCCGCTGGGACGCATGGTTTGAGAACCCGATCGAGCTGGCGGACGCGCGCGAGCTGGTGACCGAAACCCGCCGCTACCTCGGTGCGGTGCCGGAGCACACCGGCTTCACCAACGCCCAGTTGCTGGAGATCATGATGGCGCAGGACTTCCAGGATCTGACCGGCCAGGTGATCAAGCGCATGATGCACGTGGTGCAGGAGATTGAGAACCAGCTGCTGATGGTGCTGATGGAGAACATCCCTGCCGAACAGGTGGCGAAACCGAAGCGCGAAAATGAGGGGCTGCTCAACGGCCCGCAACTTGATGCGAATGGCGTGGGTGTTGTCGCCAGCCAGGCGCAGGTGGATGACCTGCTCGACAGCCTCGGCTTCTGA
- the flhA gene encoding flagellar biosynthesis protein FlhA: protein MANLASLLRLPANMKDSQWQVLAGPVLILLILSMMVLPLPPFVLDLLFTFNIALSIMVLLVAMFTQRTLEFAAFPTVLLFSTLLRLSLNVASTRIILMEGHTGSAAAGQVVEAFGHFLVGGNFAIGIVVFVILVVINFMVITKGAGRIAEVGARFVLDGMPGKQMAIDADLNAGLIGEDEAKRRRAEVTQEADFYGSMDGASKFVRGDAVAGLLIMAINVVGGLLVGVVQHGMELGHAAESYTLLTIGDGLVAQIPALVISTAAGVIVTRVGTDQNVSEQMVSQLFNNPRVMMLSAGVLGLLGLVPGMPNLVFLLFTAALLGLAWWKRGQPQQTAARTDAPATVDTPATVEASWADVQLEDPLGMEVGYRLIPMVDTQQGGELLGRIRSIRKKFAQEMGYLPPVVHIRDNLEMAPAAYRILMKGVEVGRGEAQPGRWLAINPGNAAGTLPGEMTQDPAFGLPAVWIEPALREQAQIQGFTVVESSTVVATHLNHVISQFANELFGRQEAQQLLDRVTQEMPKLTEDLIPGVITLTTLHKVLQNLLAERVSIRDMRTILETLAEHAPAQSDAQELTTVVRVALGRAITQQWYPGDGEIQIIGLDTPLERLLLQALQGGGGLEPGLADRLLEQARQALQRQEMLGAPPVLLVNAALRPLLARFLRRTLPTMVVLSNLELSDNRQIRMTATIGGQ from the coding sequence ATGGCTAATCTGGCCTCACTCCTGCGGTTGCCCGCAAACATGAAAGACTCACAGTGGCAGGTTCTGGCCGGCCCGGTGCTGATCCTGCTGATCCTGTCAATGATGGTGCTGCCGCTGCCGCCCTTTGTTCTGGATCTGCTGTTCACCTTCAATATCGCGCTGTCGATTATGGTGCTGTTGGTGGCGATGTTTACCCAGCGCACGCTGGAGTTTGCCGCCTTCCCGACGGTGTTGCTGTTTTCGACCCTGCTGCGCCTGTCGCTGAACGTCGCCTCGACGCGCATCATCCTGATGGAGGGGCACACCGGCTCCGCCGCCGCCGGGCAGGTGGTGGAGGCGTTCGGCCACTTTCTGGTGGGCGGCAACTTTGCCATCGGCATCGTGGTGTTCGTGATTCTGGTGGTGATCAACTTCATGGTGATCACCAAGGGCGCGGGGCGCATCGCTGAAGTGGGCGCGCGCTTTGTGCTGGACGGGATGCCGGGCAAGCAGATGGCGATCGACGCCGACCTGAACGCCGGGCTGATTGGCGAGGATGAGGCGAAGCGCCGCCGCGCCGAGGTGACGCAGGAGGCGGACTTCTACGGCTCGATGGACGGTGCCAGTAAGTTCGTGCGCGGTGACGCCGTCGCGGGCCTGTTGATCATGGCGATCAACGTGGTCGGCGGCCTGTTGGTGGGCGTGGTGCAGCACGGCATGGAGCTGGGCCACGCGGCCGAGAGCTACACGCTGCTGACCATCGGTGATGGTCTGGTGGCGCAGATCCCGGCGCTGGTGATCTCCACCGCGGCGGGCGTGATCGTGACCCGCGTCGGCACTGACCAGAACGTCAGTGAGCAGATGGTAAGTCAGCTGTTCAACAACCCGCGCGTGATGATGCTGAGCGCTGGCGTGCTCGGCCTGCTCGGGCTGGTGCCGGGGATGCCGAATCTGGTGTTCCTGCTGTTCACCGCGGCCCTGCTAGGGCTGGCGTGGTGGAAGCGCGGCCAGCCACAGCAAACGGCGGCGCGCACCGATGCACCCGCCACGGTGGACACCCCGGCGACGGTGGAAGCCAGCTGGGCGGATGTGCAGCTTGAGGATCCGCTCGGTATGGAGGTGGGCTATCGCCTGATCCCGATGGTGGACACCCAGCAGGGCGGCGAACTGCTCGGCCGCATCCGCAGCATCCGCAAGAAGTTCGCGCAGGAGATGGGTTACCTGCCGCCGGTGGTGCATATCCGCGACAATCTGGAGATGGCCCCTGCCGCCTACCGCATCCTGATGAAAGGGGTGGAAGTGGGGCGGGGCGAGGCGCAGCCGGGCCGCTGGCTGGCGATCAACCCCGGCAATGCCGCGGGCACGCTGCCGGGCGAGATGACGCAAGACCCGGCCTTCGGTCTGCCAGCGGTGTGGATTGAGCCAGCGCTGCGCGAGCAGGCGCAGATCCAGGGCTTTACGGTGGTGGAGTCGAGCACCGTGGTAGCGACGCACCTCAACCATGTGATCAGCCAGTTCGCCAACGAGCTGTTTGGCCGACAGGAGGCACAGCAGTTGCTGGATCGCGTCACGCAGGAGATGCCGAAGCTGACCGAGGATCTGATCCCCGGCGTGATTACCCTGACCACCCTGCATAAGGTGTTGCAGAATTTGCTGGCGGAGCGGGTATCTATCCGTGACATGCGCACCATTCTGGAGACGCTGGCTGAGCACGCACCGGCGCAGAGCGACGCGCAGGAGCTGACCACCGTGGTGCGGGTGGCCTTGGGCCGGGCGATTACCCAGCAGTGGTATCCGGGCGATGGCGAGATCCAGATCATCGGTCTGGACACGCCGCTGGAGCGGTTGCTGTTGCAGGCGTTGCAGGGCGGCGGCGGGCTGGAGCCGGGGCTGGCAGATCGCCTGCTCGAGCAGGCCCGGCAGGCGTTGCAGCGTCAGGAGATGCTGGGCGCGCCGCCGGTGCTGTTGGTGAATGCCGCACTGCGTCCGCTGCTGGCGCGTTTCCTGCGCCGCACGCTGCCGACGATGGTGGTGCTCTCCAACCTGGAGCTGAGCGACAACCGCCAGATCCGCATGACCGCCACCATCGGCGGCCAGTAA